Within the Siniperca chuatsi isolate FFG_IHB_CAS linkage group LG18, ASM2008510v1, whole genome shotgun sequence genome, the region aaccggtaaacccacttggtacttcacacttattttattttatacttatacccacttggtacttaattcattttctgacctgtattatagtgtattatattttttgctagtacttctattcctgtgtgcactgacgtaaagccgagctgctgtaacaaaagagttttcccttggggatcaataaagtgattctgattctgattctgatgtaaaCACCTATGTGCATCTGGAGACCCACGCATTATCCAATGTACATGGCTGGCCCTGATGCTGCCATAGTTACTTGCTATTTGCCATACCAATCACGTACAATACAAGAAGTAACAGATCCCAGCATGTTATTCTGCTTTTCACAGCAGGTAGGGGAGTGTCTAGAACAGGCTCTCCCATGCAAACCATGTGTGCCACTTGGCCCAGAACATCTTTCAGTTTGTTGACTTACTCTGTCTGGTATGCATGATGTACCAGATGAAAAGACACACCAGAAATCTGAGGCTGAGCCAAGAGAAATAATGTCTCTGTGAAAGTACACCATGAGCATAGGCcattcatttgttcattcaCTATGCTTGGAGAAAATGGGTTAGTGGCTATAAGTTCAAAAGGTTCTTAGAACAGCATAATCTATTTGTGTACTGATACATGTGTTTTCTCTCAGACAAATACAGGTCTCATGTTTTCACTTTCCCTCTAGGGCCCCTGTATCTTAATCAGGGCTTATTATGTGTCATGCTACAATGCACAAATACATATTATAGTGCAGAAAACTGCTGTTGTAAATGGGCATGTGCTAAATTATTTAACTTCTACAGAGGGAAGCAAAGAGAaggaaaagcttttaaaaaaatagatttaatcAGAACATTAATGCAGTATGTATTATTCACATTTCAGCAGGGTAAGTTGAGCTCAGGTGGGTGAGCTGTTTTTGAACAGCAGGCTTGAGAGCATCCAACACTGGAGATTTCAGAAAGTCCATACATATCTAAAAGCACTAACTCTTCCttaaatatttgttaattaagctaattacatattacatattttcaTAGCTCTGTTGAGAGGGTATGGGCTCATTTCTCTACTTAGTTGGACACAGAGTTTTCCACTCTGCTCTGGCACTGCTTGATAAACTCCTCTGAAGATCAGCAGAGTTCTTCTTACTGAACACATGTGAAGGCCACGATGGCGGCCGATGTTTTGAAAGCGTGGGGTAAAAATGGTTAGCATTGCCTTGGTTAGCATTTGATCCATCTTTTTCCATGCACACCCTGTAATTCTGCCCCCTGTTGTCGTCCCAGTGTGGCGTTGCGCCAGGTCCAGGCCTGAGGGACACACAAAACTCGACTCGCTCCTTTGGATCTATGTTCTTTGGTAAGCTTAGGTCAAAGGCAAACACATCCATATCAGAACCCCCACAGCGCTGCTTCTGCAGGAATGTGCAGGGAATGTCATGATGGCTCCGCCAAGAGTCAAAGGTCACCCTTATCTGCACAGCGTTTTCAACACTGACATGGGAGACACGCACTTTGCCACTCAAGGAGTGCTCTGAAATGTTGCAGCTTTCCAAATGTACGCATATCTCTTGCAGACGTGCAAGGAAGGCTTTAAAGTCAAGCGTTGGCTGAGGGAAACCCAGCCGCAACTTGTGGCGCTGCAGTTTGTTTGAGGTCAACTGTTGGCCTTGCGGTTTGGCTGAGGATGGATTCATCACTAGAGTAGAAGAAGGGGAACAGGGCTCAGGGATAAATAGACGCACAGCAGTGAGAGCCAATCCCTTGGTGTCTGCAAACACCACACGCTTCTTGTTCAGACCTCCGCTGTCCCTGCGGAAACAGCTCCGAGGCACAAGGGAGGACGACAGCAGTAAGGATGAAGAGTAGGGGGAAGAGAAGGAGTGATGTGGAGAGCGAAGGCTGGCCCTCGGGGGACAGTCAGTCGGCTGACGAGGCTGTGTGGGTCTCAGAGGAGACATGGACAGCAGTTGATGAAGAGGCTGACGCTGGCTGAGGCTCAGACACTTGGCGAGGTCGACTGGCATCACAGCTGGCTGGGGGTGACTACCAAGGGCATGGAGAACTCTGAGAAGGAAACATGATGGGGTTAAAATGAGATCTGTCGTTACAAGAAATGGTTGcacatatttctgttttagcATAATTCTACTTTTACATGCTCTGATACCTGACAGgtaatgttaatgtaattacCAAAAGCACAGTGTAAATGCAGTAAAAGGAGTTCAATGAAAGCTTACCTTGCACAATTCATTTTCAGACTGTAGATATCACACTGTAAGTCTGTTGTCTTTGCCAGAGAGCTGCAGCAAGTTCAGAATAATCTACAAGCAGAAATCaggtttaataaataaatacaacttcTCACTGAACTAAACAATTAGTCAAAAAATGAGCTGTCTACATGACTGCAAACTGCTCCTAAAATACAAATGGGATTGATGGTATTTTTCAATGCAAAATATACTTACAGACTGCAAGCCACCATGTGTTTCATCAAATCAAGGacagagcaaaagaaagagaggatcttgcttccagtgtttctcttctctctctggagCTTATGTGCGAATTTAGAAATGAGGCTGAACCTTCAGTGACATCACATTTGCGTGTGGGTAGAGTTTAGCCAATGAAGTGAGGCTCCATTGTTTATGTCCTGCCCCTAAAGTACTGTTTAATGGGAGGTAGAGCCTCAAAGCTTTAATTTCATAGAATTCTGCTGCCATGATCcacttgtgttgtgtttttatgtcttttaattttaacttttaactgtgGATAAAGAAAATTCTAAtactaaatgttttatttactgcAGATCAGACTCACAGCATGTACATTTTGGGGTAGAACtcaagataaagaaaaaagtgaaacacaCGGACTCATGATTACACTGTGGGACATGCATTTTTACACCTGTACcatggttaaaaaataaatggctCAAAAATGTCATTGAATGCAGAATACTATACTTCGATATTTTTGTCAATTTATTCCTTTAACACATTACttaaggagcagtgtgtaggatttagtggcatctaacaGTGAAAtagcagtttgcaaccatttaaataaCCGCTctcatcaccatggcaacattaAATTCCAAGAAGTTTAAACTGTCTTGAACATGTACTAGAATGGTGCTAATTACTAGTATGGTGTAATAAAGCATTCATGATATTGCACACAGCACAGCACTCGATAACATCACAGGCCTTGTCATATATTTCAATATTACTCCTGTGTTAGCAAGGAATAGTTTTATGGAAAATTCCAAGTTAAACATGTTTTCTACAGGCCCATTGTTATTTTCACAGTAACAAAGTGAAAATATCTAATTTGCTGAAAACAGTTTCAAGCTGAGACCAGTTTGGGAGTTTTCACCATGCTGCCCCAGGCAGCTGTTAGAACACATTCCAGGGTTTGAACACTGGATGAAGTTCAGCAGCTAACTGACAGAGACTTAAAATCATTTCTAGGTGCTGCCCAGGGCTGGCCACAGAAACTGGTTTATTCACAACAGGATCAAACAATCAAATTTTCTGAAGTGAAGAGATCAAGTTCTTGGAAATGTACCTTTTGATAAATTTGTTCAGGACATGGAGTTTTGTTTGATCAGCACATCAACAATAATATACTGCATCACTCTGTGAAGCTGGGACCTTACTGTATAATCTTTCTGTCACTACCACATgctattattgttgtttgtgcAAATAACCAATCTATAGACTATAGCCAATATGCTAAACTATAAAGtacattacatatattttatgtgtAAGGTGACTCAATCTCTTGTGCCTTTCCTTATGAGCCTTAAGTACAGCAAGTTTTTCACTTCTCAGAGACAGCAGAGCTAAGAGTCATGAAGGCTGCATACTTTATGCACACTGTACATACTTGGAAGCTGATAGCTTGATGTGCCCTTCATGCAGACTTTCACAGGTGAGGTGAGGTCACATAATGAAGCAGTGAGTAAAGCTTTACACATACCTTCCACTACAGTCAGtatatttgtcttttgtctcagtttattggtctgtctgtcttctaGCATGTCTGGTGGTAGAACAGGCCAACCAGCTCCTGGTGATGTCAAGATGAATAACAATGGATTAATATAAGCATGTtggtatgtgtgtctgtatgggAAGGTAATGGGATCTTCTTTTTGGGCGTTGTTTAGTCCCACTTACTTGCTCTCAGGAGGTGTGTATTAATTGCTTATTTAGGACATATTCTGAAAAATGGGCTTTATGCTCGATGTACTCCACAAACTGTGTCCACAAATCTAATGGAGAAATTAAATTTTGTAAGTTTATAAAACTGTATAAGGTTACAGATCCTCTacaatacttaagtacaatacttaagAGATAAACCATGATGAGGGGTATGCTAATTAATCCTTTAATACTCACCTGTGGATTATCCCACAACCAAAAGATGCCAAAAATGTTAAAGTGGAGCATTAATGTCAGTTTCTGAAGTGTTTTGGGGTCATGAATTAAAAGGTTATGAAGAAATAGTTAGCTGCCcatttgtttactgttgttAGTTACTGTTTCATCACGGTTAATACAGGTTGGCCCAGTGTATGAATTTAGAGCAGTGATGAAACTTCAGCCAAACCACTTCTGCAACTTTTATACAGTTGATGATCAGCAACACCATTGAATAAATATGGCTTGTTCCAGAATGTGGCCCACTTATCATGCTTAGAGTATtcatattttgcatgttttaaatgGAAACTTTGTGTTAGCAGTGAAGAGTTTCTTTACTACTCAAACAAGCCATAGCCTATTAggtgaaattatttaatttccaGTTCTTTTTATGGTTGTGGTTGGCTAATTAAACCGGTTAAATTAGAGAGCACAAGTGAGGGTTCTTTTCGCACTCATTGAAATGGTTGCTTGCCCCTTGGACATGGTCCCTACTAGACTACTGAAGGAGACTACGCCTACTTTCGGCCCTTTCATCTTATCTATTGTAAATAGCTTCCTGACCTCTGGCTCTGTCCCCGCTTGCTTTAAAACTGCTCTGGTCGAACCTCTCCTTTAATAACCCAATTTAGATCCTTCCACTCTGAATAACTACAGATCTGTTCTCATTTTTATCCAAGATCCTAGACAAAGCTGTATTCAAATAATTAGTAGCACATTTTACagataataatttatttgaaatattcCAATCTGCAAAATGGCTACATTATATTCTGTCGACTGGTCTGATCTATACATCTTTCTCTGTGACTATTGCCGGCTCGGTTTCATCCCTCATGAACATGCTCTATGGTGTAAgggttcaattctgggtccaATTTTATTGTCAATCTATGTGCTCCCTCTTGGTGACATCATCTGATGTCATTGTACTTGGTCCCCTGCAAACAGAATTCAAATCATGGCAAACCTAGGTGAATTAGCAATTTATACTAAGCCCTCAGCCAGAAATCTTGGGGTAGGTTTTGATCAGGACTTGACTCGACCCCATGTAAAGAAAGttgttcagtcatgtttttatcatttgagaAATATAGCCAAGGTTAAATCTTTTATTTCAGTCACAGGAGAAactcatccatgcttttatctcttcctgcctcgactactgtaactccCTATATACCTGTCTCAGTCAGAAATCAATCCACCGCCTACAGTTAATCCAAAATGTTGCAGCTTGGCTTTTAACTCAATCCCAAAAATGTGACCATATTACACCTGTTTTAGCATCCTTGTACTGgctgcctgtttattttaggatttattgtaaaattattttaattacttttaaggTCAGACATGGGCTGACTCCTCCCTATATCTCTAACTTTTTATCCCCCTATGAGCCAGGACGCAAactgagatcctctggcagggtGTTACTAGCCATTCCAAGGTCTAGACTGAAAACCATAGGAGACAGGGcctttgctatcagggcccctaCACTTTGAAACAATCTGCCAGAGGAGATCAGGCTTGCAGAGTCAGTCCCCAGTCACTTcttacacatttttataaaaaaagctttaaagctTATAAGAAGTGATGcctatttttatcttttattttattttgattgttgtaaagcactttgttgtCTGTACTGAAAAGTGCTACACAAATGAagctattattattttctaaagACCTCCTATATGCAAGTAATAAATAGCTGCAGCTTGAgaacatttgttgtttgttgttaaatgtttttttaaattcaataaataTACAAAGAATCAATTAGACATAGTTTCAGATTATCTCTGTGAGCATCATTCTCTACATCTCCTTTTCtatgtttaaataataaatttcACATCGTGGCCTCATATCATGTTTACCTATGATTCCTCCAGAGTCGTATTACTTATGCAGTATGTAAGAAGGGCTGATACTGGAGTTTCTTCAAATCCAACACCACATAACTTGTAAACTAGAATTTACAGTGCTGGTCATGTATTCAGTATTCATTCAACACCATTATATAGACTACAAGGCACAGGTGGTTGTCTACAgattctcactctctctcacgcTCCCTGGTCGCTGAGAAAGCGCTGCCAAAGGTCATGATGCAAGCATTTGACTGGTGTCTGCTGCATGCAGCTGTTCTCTGAGCTCATATAGAGTCATACGGCTTGCATCATTAATCTCAGTTTTTAtatcatctgtctgtctgcgtgcATTACtggactgtctgtctgtctgtctagaTTTCTTCTTATCACTATGGGCCCAAATGGCTTTAAAGAGGAAATTactatttttgctgttttttgacATTAGTAGGATCAATTATACTTTTGTGATTTCACAGCAGCACAAGTACAGTACACTCTCTCCCCCTCATAAACACACCTTCTGTCACAAACTGCCACTAATGTCTCTATAACACATTAGGAGGTATGTGTTagctgagctgagctgtttGTTCTAATACAACAGGGAGCTGTCTGAGGTTAGCTGTTTATACTTGTGACAAAACACATTAGGCCCTAATTTGCACGCTTTGAAAGACGTTTAAAGCGTATGCTAAAATCTTTGCTCATGAAGGCAGCAATGATTGGCGTGGGGTTATTCAGCcatgtctctgtatttttgcttaagaaagaaatcatttttaatgcattaataCAGTGCAATACATACAATGAATTAAATATAACATATTTTAACATGGTCAACAGCATACAGGTGAAGCAACAGTATCTAGTGAGATGCATGCATGGAGTAGTCAGATTTTCACTGGTGAGCTCACTGCAATGTCACCACCCACAGCTATGCATTTATGGCTGTCTTTTGCTTCATTCCTTATTTGTTTCTGCTTGTCAGCTCTGTGCTAAACTGTGTATGATGAATGCTTGAGGATTGCCCCACTGTGCCCTTCAAGCCTTGACATGAATATAAAAAAGTTGCTTACACAACAGTATAATTACATGGCTTACAGTTGtcaaaacatccacattgaTATGGGTGTTTCTGCAGTAAGAGAGCTTCATAAACCAAACCAAGCTGGAAGCAATGAAGGGACAAAAGTTCACAAATTGCCACAAATGTGTTGTCTCTGTGGTTTGTAACTTgttgtatattttcattaaaaaattgtGTGTTGCCATTATTAACCTTTTGTTAACATCAAACGCTTTATATCACTGACAAACTCTGAATTCCTTTATATACAAAGGCACTGCTAAATTACTATTTTATCATGACATGATTCATGACAAGAATCATGTCAGCTGTTTGTGCTTCATGATTCTTACTGTCATACAGCATCACAAGCTGAGTTAAATGTAGAAGAAGTAGTTTTGTGGGAGTCTATACGTGCAGATATGTGCAGTAACCAACAATTTAGATTTCCTATTATGCTTCACTGCATCTGAACATCACACCACTTTTCGCAGCTGGACTTAAATCGCTGATGTAAAATACATATGAATGTCATTATAAGAGACAAAAATAGGCAAGATGTTATTTCAAAGAAAGATATAGTAAGAGAAATAAAAGGGAACattaattataattttaattaacattaattttatGCTGAGAAAGCTCCCCTCTGCCAGCCTTTTGCTGCTTTGTGGCCCAACACAGTCGCAAATCTTTTTGATGGTCTCTTTTGCTCATGTTGTTTATACAGAAGGATCCACAAACTTAAGTTGTGACTTTCTCATAGTTGGATTTTAATGGATGACATTTTCTTGCATGTTCCATTTGTAGTAATGAATTACAaaatagataataaaataataaaaagaccTAATTGATCAGCTATTTGTCGTTTAAATTATCCGACGGCTGTTTATTTATGCAggatttttacaatttaaattattatttagttatttatgtataaatatttttagattttaaatatgtttcCATACTTAACAgacttattttcttaaaatgcGAAGTACCTAAATACACTGTTGCAAACCAATTTGTCAGAGATGCTGCTTAAAACACTTTTgaagttttaattttaaatttcaaatgcCTCAGACACTTTCTAAGACTCAAGTTCATTctgggaaaataaataaataaatatagctATAATAATAGTATCTTCAAAGCCaaaactttatttcttttgGGGGAAAAAGTAACATCTTCAAAGCCAAAACTGTATTTCTGCTGGCAGAACGATTAGGATTCCGCTTTTAAGAAGAATGATGAGAGAGGCTGATGTAAGCTTGCAGGGGTAGAGCAGCAAATTGCACACTGTAACCCCATTACCACCCTTGGCTGACTGAAGATAGCACCCTGCAGGACCTCCATCATCATTTGTGCTGACTCCCTATACAGCCAGAAGGGATAAGGGAGGAGCACCCTCCTGTGGGAAGAGAAGGGAGGACTCCTCTTCACTGTGAGGGGCAGACTCACTGTAGTGTTTATGTACCAGGACAAGGAATATGTCTTTAATTAATACTTCTTGAAAATGTTGGTGGGACACAAATAAAGCATAATCTTTATGAATCTTTATATTTGACGGAATACTTTAATTTTGGCCTGGTTCCTATTCTTATGTAAAATGGCTCAGCATTAGAAAATAAAGTACGACCAGGCTTTTATAGTATTCTTattatgatgaaaaaaaacatgtccacacattttaataaaagcaTCTACTCTATTAAAACAAAGGCCTTTTCAGCTTTTACTGACATGAGGTCTGTAACTTATACCTGGTTTGAAATAACTGATATTACTGTATAGTGTATGCATTTTAAGTCTACGCACTGGCTCTTACAGTCTTGTTGTTCTTTAAAGCTCTAAATGGCATAGCACCTGTCTACATATCAGAGTGTCTGGCCTCTTATGTCTTGGATTTTTACTGTTCCAAAAGAGCTATGGTCCTATTAATCAGCGATGCATTTGACACAGATGTAGCCCTATATAGGGTTGTGACCGGTGGGATTGGTTGTTTCGGTTAGGACCATAGGTGGTATGGGTAGGGTATTAAAAGAGTACTAGACAGTaaaaaatcgatgcagcagaacgaGAGGtgtcatcttttttttattccacatatgctgctttcttgtcaaaacctggcacctacattacccacaattcAACTCAACTGCCgacaagtgacatcacttgaggcaatttatcagatttcgctctggagccacaaaaaagtttttcttctttcacatTTGCAGTACTACTCCCAGACATCACAGATGTGATGtgtttgatgtgtaaaatcggtttgtttgttttggatgaTGAAGTACATGATCATGGATGGTGCTTAATGCACTGTTATTTCATAGTATAGTGTGTATTGTCCTTTCCCCTTTTAgggttatggttatggttatttatcttttgtttttcctcttaatGATGacaataaagataataataatagttggttgttgttattattgcaCCAACACAGAAAAGTCTCAGGTCAGCCCTGCACATAACTACATTACTATGcattcaatgacaatgttacCCTTACACAGACATAAAATATAGCTAAATATTTACTTTGAAGTGTTTCTTATGTCAAGTGAGTTTTTGGAAGCTGATTTCAACATCATATTGACATGAAATGTAATCAATGTCTCCCTGGAGGTTGGGTCATCTAAAATCGAAGATCTTGCTAAATGattgtcataaaaatgtaaagctTGGTGGTGATCATTAAAATCTGACATCTCACATTATATAATCTCTGCATGGCAGGTTACATTCAGCAGGCTGAATGAAACAGTGAATGCCAGCACATCATTTTCAGCTGAATGAGTACAGGGGAATTAAGATTAACTGGTGAGATTTGCACTACTGCCTTACCACAATAGCTTAGTGGCTTGTTCTCAACTATTAACAAAATCAGTAGTTGATCtggaatattaaatatattttgcagcTGGCTTTATTGGGGTGCAAAGGAGATCTGTGCTTGCTGCCATGTTTACTCTTACAGGCTGCAGTCCAAGGCTTAGGAAGAGCTGTAGTAGAGATAAGCACAGCCGTGGATTTAGCGCCTAGCTTTTGCCAGGAGTCCTCAGCATGGGTGGAGGCAGCAGCTGGGACACCTGAGTCTAACTCTGCTGTTGTTGAAGTCGCAGCAGGATGTAATAGCAGGACCAGGGAGTCAAGCTGCTTGTCTTATTTAATCTGGTACAGTAGTTTCTCATCTTGCTCTTTCATCATCTTCATGTTGTGTGCGGGGCCATAGTCAGACCCCATCTGCTACAATGGCCTATCTATTAATGACAGTGTCACCCTCCTATGGGGCATCAAGCATTGAGTACAGTCCTGTATGGCAAAGGGTAATTCATCAGCAACGGCAAGGTTTGCAGAAAACTTTGTGGGATTGTAAATCTAACCTGCTTCTGTCTGCGTTTGTCTAGAATCTATTTGTACGAATCAAACAtatctgaaatgtgaaaatgtctgctgcTATCTGTGGGCCAACCTCTCACATCATCATCTTATATTGTCTGTGACCTTCCACCAGGAGCTCCTTATTTgcacagaaaagagaaaacagcacCTGTGTTGAAATATTGCCAAAAAGGCAAGACTAAAAGTGTTGTATTGTCATGAGGCAGTCATGCCAAATGGAATAGTTTTGACACAAGTCAGATTGCTGTCACTGTTGGAAGATTCATAACAATTGAACTATTATgtgcatataaaaataaagtcagTGTAGCACAAAGGAAAGATGGCAGCTGGATCGTCTGACAGCTACGTCCTCCATAAAATGCTGTGatgtttccttttaaaatgattaaaggaAAACTGATATGATGAAAATCTGAACCCTACGAAGACACATATTAGTTAATTGTATTCCAATGATTGTGATGTTGTATAAAATATAAGATACATGTAATATCCATAGAGGCACTCATTAAACACTAACGTACTAGAAACAAGCATTCATATGTTATTGAGTTTCTATGGAATGTAATCTATGGTGCACTTCTATAATGCGCtttcttttgtacatttgtacCATCTACTCATGTCCCATATGCTGCCTCACAGTGCAAGTGGAACAGTGAAGACGTGCTGCATGAAATAAAATTCCCATGAGGCATAGCCGTTTGGAAGTATACGAATGTCTGATGCAGTGTATGTACAGCATAATCAATAATGTACCCTCACTCTTTTCAGTACTGAACAGCAACATTCCTTACACATTCGTTTAGTAAAACACAGTGAGATAAATTAATTCAGAGGCTTTTCAGGATTTTCCGGATTTAGCAACGCTAAAAAGCCTTACTAAGACCAACATGGGAGATATGAGACACACTTTtagcatacagtacatttgtctTTAATTCTGCAGTATATCTCTGGCTAGTCCAAGTGGTCAGGATAGCCCTTTTTTTATAAGTGATCAATTATTGCTTTTGTATTTACTTTGATTTTGATGCTAGATACACACAACCAGGACCGGATTTGCCTTCAGAGCAGTTGTGGTGCAGTTCCTGTTGACATCCTTTTTCAACCTCATCACAAACTTGCCACCTTTAGCTTTAAGTCTGAGGAGTGGGAAGACTTGAGAAACTGACACCTAAGAAAACTAACACCACTGTCACACTCCAGGTTTTGGGTCGATGGTGCATTACCCTACTGGACGTACACTACATGTTACATTACATAAAAAAGGGGTCTACTTCCACCTTGAAGGAATGCATCCTTTTTTATACATGCCATTGAAATGATGCTCCATCATGTCCATGTCCAGCCATGTACTCCCCCACCACCATAACCCCTGCCTCCTCCTTTGGCACAAGCCTGGACAGAACCATGgatttatttagctgatgccACATCCTCACCTTGCTACCAGTGTGTCACAACAGACATTGGGATTTGTCAGAACAGGTGGCGTATGTCCTAGAAAAATTCAACTACTTTTGGTGATTATGTGCTCACTTTCTGTACCTGAATCACCTTGTTTTTATCTGACTGAATTGAACTCCAGCATGGTCTTTAACTGCTGCTCATCTGGTTTGATGAGGTGACCTTTTGCTTATCGCTGTGAGAAGATGATACTTAAACACCTGTGGATTCTCCTGTCACACTGAACAGGTTTAACAGTTCTCTTCTTTTAGAAAAGCAGctgaactgatttttttttcccatgaaAAATTCAAGACAATACAGGGTGCAAAAACAGCAGCCATTTGAAAGTTGATGTAAATAGAACATCTAGGGCCAACCACCTCATGCATACCATATTCTTGGTCACTAAGACAACGCCTTGCCCATTCTGACAGTAGTTAGTTAAGCACTAAGAGTTGTTCATTTTGAGAACTTCAGTGCATTTTCAGAGGTCAGTGATATTCCAAAACCAGATGTGTCCTAATTTACGGACTGCAGGACAATTTCTGCTTAACAGCTGTGAGTAGCGAAACATTTTCTATTGGGTGTACTTTCACAGCTGGGGAGGAAATGGACCAGTCAGGTGAATCCGGGTGAAAGTTACAAACCTTTATGGCTTTCATCTATCAAATCCAAATGAATCTTGATGGGAGATATTTGAAGAACAGGGAAGGGCagattttacacaaatacagcaGATTGTACAAAGTGGATCTTCCAAGCAAGTGGTCCTGATTGTGGTTGATTAAAGAATATAATTCTataaaataatgtgtgtgtgtatatgtacatattgtacatatctTTCATTTGTGCTCAAGTGAGATTGCGAAATCAGAGAAaggcctttttaaaatgttgcaatTCCAGTGTCATTGATCACATGCTTCTGATCTTGTATTTTGTTAGATTTAATAGTCTGCCAAATTTAAGTGAACAATATCTTTACTCCCCCTTTGCCTGATTACCCAGGATTCACTTGTTTCAGCTGGAGTAAAGCTGGTCTACATGTGCTCAGTCGGCTGTAGTCATTTGCAGCACCACTTGATGGCAGTGGAGCATCAGTCATAGCAATTACAAAAGCCTCCTGTTCATTCTGCATCATTAAGTTCctacacaaaacacaagcacaatAAAAACTGCACTGTGCCTTCTTCATTATGAATAGCACAACCACACTGGCCCGTAGCCCacaggtgtgtttgtggctTTGGCTTCGGCTCAATCAGCCTGATAGAGCCTCATGAAACTCTTTCCACAAACGCAAGCACTTCTGTAACCTTGGACAGAATATCAGCAAATGATGTATGATGCTGAGAACTTTAACAACTGGGGTAGGTCCTCTGCCTGGCACTTACTGCACTTAGGCCGTTCGCAAACACTGTTAAATTCTCAGAAATGATCTAGATTAAAAAGAATCagtgttctgtttttctttactttctttttttttctcttaacgACCT harbors:
- the ppp1r3c2a gene encoding protein phosphatase 1 regulatory subunit 3C-B → MNCARVLHALGSHPQPAVMPVDLAKCLSLSQRQPLHQLLSMSPLRPTQPRQPTDCPPRASLRSPHHSFSSPYSSSLLLSSSLVPRSCFRRDSGGLNKKRVVFADTKGLALTAVRLFIPEPCSPSSTLVMNPSSAKPQGQQLTSNKLQRHKLRLGFPQPTLDFKAFLARLQEICVHLESCNISEHSLSGKVRVSHVSVENAVQIRVTFDSWRSHHDIPCTFLQKQRCGGSDMDVFAFDLSLPKNIDPKERVEFCVSLRPGPGATPHWDDNRGQNYRVCMEKDGSNANQGNANHFYPTLSKHRPPSWPSHVFSKKNSADLQRSLSSSARAEWKTLCPTK